One region of Solea senegalensis isolate Sse05_10M linkage group LG14, IFAPA_SoseM_1, whole genome shotgun sequence genomic DNA includes:
- the cdc14ab gene encoding dual specificity protein phosphatase CDC14AB isoform X2, whose amino-acid sequence MADTAARRTHQDGPRTLTAGLGPRLGPGSGPRPGPGSGSGPGPGSTGTNRVWISLIADRLYFATLRSKPKSTVNTHYFCTDDEFVYENFYADFGPLNLSMLYRYCCKLNKKLKSFTLTRKRIVHYTSFDQRKRSNAAVLIGGYAVIYLKKTPEEAYKALISGSNAPYLPFRDASFGNSSYSLTLLDCLQGIRKALQHGFFDFERFDVDEYEHYERVENGDLNWIVPGKFLAFSGPHPKTRVENGYPLHAPEAYFPYFRKHNVTSVVRLNRKIYDAKRFSDAGFNHHDLFFVDGSTPSDAITRRFLHICESTDGAVAVHCKAGLGRTGTLIGCYMMKHYRFTAAETIAWIRICRPGSVIGPQQNFLEEKQAELWLLGDSERSQKTKLEERVGSDLITSMNKLTLSPTHNNHLQEPVEVTDALTLTQGDKLRALKSQRPSRSATTGALREMKIHSRSMTQPLRLSMGAGQGPPSPLKSSRFPSSSASAAAKRIGRSTPLSGSNIRSSRLASSLSDLQAAVVEEDTPYSSPSSSSVSLGPSPSPLAPPSLCRYVNGPISMQHEVNNNSGLYGSAAPPAGAPYMTSGRYLSRSIPSLQFDFIHF is encoded by the exons ATGGCCGACACCGCGGCCCGGAGGACACACCAGGACGGACCACGCACTCTGACGGCTGGGCTGGGTCCCAGACTAGGGCCAGGATCAGGTCCCAGACCAGGGCCAGGATCAGGGTCTGGGCCAGGTCCAGGGTCAACTGGGACAAACCGTGTGTGGATCTCTCTGATCGCAG atcgTCTGTACTTTGCCACGTTACGCAGTAAACCTAAAAGTACAGTGAACACTCACTATTTCTGCACCGATGACGAGTTTGTCTATGAAAA tttCTATGCAGACTTTGGTCCTCTCAACTTGTCCATGTTGTACAGATACTGCTGTAAACTCAACAAAAAGCTGAAG tccTTCACTCTGACCAGGAAGAGAATCGTTCACTACACCAGCTTTGATCAGAGGAAACGTTCTAATGCGGCCGTTCTAATTGGAGGATACgct GTGATTTACCTGAAGAAAACTCCAGAAGAAGCTTATAAAGCTTTAATCTCTGGATCCAACGCCCCCTACCTGCCGTTCAG agaCGCATCCTTTGGTAACAGCAGCTACAGTCTCACACTGCTCGACTGTCTTCAGGGGATCAGAAAG gctctACAGCACGGCTTCTTTGACTTTGAAAGGTTTGACGTGGATGAGTACGAGCACTATGAG CGTGTGGAGAATGGAGACCTTAACTGGATCGTTCCTGGGAAGTTTTTGGCCTTTAGTGGACCACACCCCAAAACCAGGGTGGAGAATG GTTACCCTCTCCATGCCCCTGAAGCGTACTTCCCGTACTTCAGGAAACACAACGTGACCTCCGTGGTCCGTCTGAACAGAAAGATCTATGATGCCAAACGCTTCAGTGACGCCGGCTTCAACCACCACGACCTGTTCTTCGTGGACGGCAGCACGCCGAGCGACGCCATCACACGCCGCTTCCTGCACATCTGTGAGAGCACAGACGGCGCCGTGGCCGTTCACTGTAAAG CCGGTCTGGGCAGGACGGGTACTCTGATTGGCTGTTACATGATGAAACATTACCGCTTCACGGCGGCTGAGACTATCGCCTGGATCCGGATCTGCAGACCTGGATCTGTGATTGGACCACAGCAGAACTTCCTGGAAGA gaagCAGGCAGAGTTGTGGTTGCTAGGTGACAGTGAACGCTCCCAGAAGACCAAGCTGGAGGAGAGGGTGGGGTCTGATCTCATCACCAGTATGAACAAGCTTACCTTAAGCCCCACCCACAACAACCATCTGCAGGag CCAGTAGAGGTCACTGATGCACTGACTCTGACTCAGGGAGACAAACTGAGAGCCTTAAAGAGTCAACGTCCTTCTCGCTCTGCCACCACAGGAGCACTCag agagaTGAAGATTCACAGCAGGTCAATGACTCAGCCACTCAG GTTATCGATGGGAGCGGGTCAAGGCCCCCCCTCCCCTTTGAAGTCATCCAGATTCCCATCAtcctctgcttctgctgcagcCAAGAGGATCGGGAGGAGCACACCCCTCTCAGGGTCAAACATCAGGAG CTCCCGATTGGCCAGCTCGCTCAGTGACCTGCAGGCTGCAGTTGTGGAGGAGGACACACCCtactcctccccttcctcctcctctgtgtctctgggcccctccccctctcccctgGCCCCACCCTCTCTCTGTCGCTATGTTAATGGCCCTATCAGCATGCAGCATGaggtcaacaacaacagtggtcTGTACGGCTCTGCTGCGCCCCCTGCAGGTGCTCCTTACATGACGTCAGGACGATACCTGAGCCGCTCCATACCT TCTCTTCAGTTTGACTTCATCCACTTCTAA
- the cdc14ab gene encoding dual specificity protein phosphatase CDC14AB isoform X4, producing MADTAARRTHQDGPRTLTAGLGPRLGPGSGPRPGPGSGSGPGPGSTGTNRVWISLIADRLYFATLRSKPKSTVNTHYFCTDDEFVYENFYADFGPLNLSMLYRYCCKLNKKLKSFTLTRKRIVHYTSFDQRKRSNAAVLIGGYAVIYLKKTPEEAYKALISGSNAPYLPFRDASFGNSSYSLTLLDCLQGIRKALQHGFFDFERFDVDEYEHYERVENGDLNWIVPGKFLAFSGPHPKTRVENGYPLHAPEAYFPYFRKHNVTSVVRLNRKIYDAKRFSDAGFNHHDLFFVDGSTPSDAITRRFLHICESTDGAVAVHCKAGLGRTGTLIGCYMMKHYRFTAAETIAWIRICRPGSVIGPQQNFLEEKQAELWLLGDSERSQKTKLEERVGSDLITSMNKLTLSPTHNNHLQEPVEVTDALTLTQGDKLRALKSQRPSRSATTGALREMKIHSRSMTQPLRLSMGAGQGPPSPLKSSRFPSSSASAAAKRIGRSTPLSGSNIRSLFSLTSSTSKTSHVT from the exons ATGGCCGACACCGCGGCCCGGAGGACACACCAGGACGGACCACGCACTCTGACGGCTGGGCTGGGTCCCAGACTAGGGCCAGGATCAGGTCCCAGACCAGGGCCAGGATCAGGGTCTGGGCCAGGTCCAGGGTCAACTGGGACAAACCGTGTGTGGATCTCTCTGATCGCAG atcgTCTGTACTTTGCCACGTTACGCAGTAAACCTAAAAGTACAGTGAACACTCACTATTTCTGCACCGATGACGAGTTTGTCTATGAAAA tttCTATGCAGACTTTGGTCCTCTCAACTTGTCCATGTTGTACAGATACTGCTGTAAACTCAACAAAAAGCTGAAG tccTTCACTCTGACCAGGAAGAGAATCGTTCACTACACCAGCTTTGATCAGAGGAAACGTTCTAATGCGGCCGTTCTAATTGGAGGATACgct GTGATTTACCTGAAGAAAACTCCAGAAGAAGCTTATAAAGCTTTAATCTCTGGATCCAACGCCCCCTACCTGCCGTTCAG agaCGCATCCTTTGGTAACAGCAGCTACAGTCTCACACTGCTCGACTGTCTTCAGGGGATCAGAAAG gctctACAGCACGGCTTCTTTGACTTTGAAAGGTTTGACGTGGATGAGTACGAGCACTATGAG CGTGTGGAGAATGGAGACCTTAACTGGATCGTTCCTGGGAAGTTTTTGGCCTTTAGTGGACCACACCCCAAAACCAGGGTGGAGAATG GTTACCCTCTCCATGCCCCTGAAGCGTACTTCCCGTACTTCAGGAAACACAACGTGACCTCCGTGGTCCGTCTGAACAGAAAGATCTATGATGCCAAACGCTTCAGTGACGCCGGCTTCAACCACCACGACCTGTTCTTCGTGGACGGCAGCACGCCGAGCGACGCCATCACACGCCGCTTCCTGCACATCTGTGAGAGCACAGACGGCGCCGTGGCCGTTCACTGTAAAG CCGGTCTGGGCAGGACGGGTACTCTGATTGGCTGTTACATGATGAAACATTACCGCTTCACGGCGGCTGAGACTATCGCCTGGATCCGGATCTGCAGACCTGGATCTGTGATTGGACCACAGCAGAACTTCCTGGAAGA gaagCAGGCAGAGTTGTGGTTGCTAGGTGACAGTGAACGCTCCCAGAAGACCAAGCTGGAGGAGAGGGTGGGGTCTGATCTCATCACCAGTATGAACAAGCTTACCTTAAGCCCCACCCACAACAACCATCTGCAGGag CCAGTAGAGGTCACTGATGCACTGACTCTGACTCAGGGAGACAAACTGAGAGCCTTAAAGAGTCAACGTCCTTCTCGCTCTGCCACCACAGGAGCACTCag agagaTGAAGATTCACAGCAGGTCAATGACTCAGCCACTCAG GTTATCGATGGGAGCGGGTCAAGGCCCCCCCTCCCCTTTGAAGTCATCCAGATTCCCATCAtcctctgcttctgctgcagcCAAGAGGATCGGGAGGAGCACACCCCTCTCAGGGTCAAACATCAGGAG TCTCTTCAGTTTGACTTCATCCACTTCTAAAACATCACATGTGACCTAA
- the rtca gene encoding RNA 3'-terminal phosphate cyclase isoform X2, giving the protein MEPVSVSAPVPASSERNIDGSILEGGGQILRVAAALSCISGSAIKITKIRAGRSTPGLRPQHLTGLQLVSDLCSGCLQGASIGSTDIILTPGKIQSGSHTADTQTAGSVCLLLQLALPCALFADSSSQFCLKGGTNADMAPQIDYTLKVFKPIVEKFGVHFDCDIRMRGYYPRGGGEVQVTVNPVKELQPVVMTERGNIVRIHGRAFVAGVLPYKLAKDMAAAAVRTIRKEIKDLYINIQSLQEKEKACGNGNGIIIIAESSTGCLFAGSALGKKGVYADKIGIEAAEMLLRNLRQNGCVDEFLQDQLIIFMALANGTSRIRTAAVTLHTQTAIHIAEQLTEAKFTITKSEDEQSFIIECQGSGVSNLQL; this is encoded by the exons ATGGAGCCTGTGTCGGTGTCTGCGCCGGTGCCTGCGTCTTCAGAGCGTAACATCGACGGCAGCATTCTGGAGGGA GGTGGACAGATCCTCAGAGTCGCCGCGGCGCTCAGCTGCATCAGCGGTTCCGCcatcaaaatcaccaaaatcCGCGCCGGTAGAAGCACACCGGGACTCAG aCCACAGCACCTCACCGGCCTGCAGCTCGTCTCAGATCTGTGTTCTGGTTGTCTTCAGGGAGCCAGCATCGGCTCCACGGACATCATTCTGACTCCAGGAAAGATCCAGTCTGGATCCCACACagctgacacacagacagcagg GAGTGTttgtctcctgctgcagctcgCTCTCCCCTGTGCTCTGTTTGCTGACTCATCCTCTCAGTTTTGTCTGAAGGGAGGAACCAACGCTGACATGGCTCCTCAGATCGACTACACACTCAAg gtgTTTAAACCCATTGTGGAGAAGtttggcgtccattttgacTGTGACATCAGAATGAG aggtTACTATCCCAGAGGAGGTGGTGAGGTTCAGGTGACAGTAAATCCGGTCAAAGAACTGCAGCCTGTCGTcatgacagagagaggaaacatcGTCAGGATCCACGGTCGAGCGTTTGTCGCTGGAGTCCTGCCCTACAAA TTGGCTAAAGAcatggcagcagctgcagttcGAACCATCAGGAAGGAAATTAAAGATCTTTACATCAACATTCAGTCTctgcaggagaaagaaaaggccTGTGGTAACGGCAACGGAATCAT AATCATCGCAGAATCTTCCAcaggttgtttgtttgcaggttCAGCTCTGGGAAAGAAAG gtgtgtaTGCTGATAAAATTGGGATTGAAGCTGCTGAGATGTTGTTGAGAAACCTCAGACAAAATGGCTGCGTGGACGAGTTTTTACAGGaccag ctCATCATCTTCATGGCGTTGGCAAATGGAACATCGCGAATTCGTACAGCTGCCGTGACACTGCACACGCAGACGGCCATTCACATT gcAGAGCAGCTGACAGAg gCAAAGTTCACAATAACAAAGAGTGAAGATGAGCAGAGCTTCATCATCGAgtgtcaggggtcaggggtcagcaACCTGCAGCTgtag
- the rtca gene encoding RNA 3'-terminal phosphate cyclase isoform X1 — protein MEPVSVSAPVPASSERNIDGSILEGGGQILRVAAALSCISGSAIKITKIRAGRSTPGLRPQHLTGLQLVSDLCSGCLQGASIGSTDIILTPGKIQSGSHTADTQTAGSVCLLLQLALPCALFADSSSQFCLKGGTNADMAPQIDYTLKVFKPIVEKFGVHFDCDIRMRGYYPRGGGEVQVTVNPVKELQPVVMTERGNIVRIHGRAFVAGVLPYKLAKDMAAAAVRTIRKEIKDLYINIQSLQEKEKACGNGNGIIIIAESSTGCLFAGSALGKKGVYADKIGIEAAEMLLRNLRQNGCVDEFLQDQLIIFMALANGTSRIRTAAVTLHTQTAIHIAEQLTEAKFTITKSEDEQSFIIECQGSGVSNLQL, from the exons ATGGAGCCTGTGTCGGTGTCTGCGCCGGTGCCTGCGTCTTCAGAGCGTAACATCGACGGCAGCATTCTGGAGGGA GGTGGACAGATCCTCAGAGTCGCCGCGGCGCTCAGCTGCATCAGCGGTTCCGCcatcaaaatcaccaaaatcCGCGCCGGTAGAAGCACACCGGGACTCAG aCCACAGCACCTCACCGGCCTGCAGCTCGTCTCAGATCTGTGTTCTGGTTGTCTTCAGGGAGCCAGCATCGGCTCCACGGACATCATTCTGACTCCAGGAAAGATCCAGTCTGGATCCCACACagctgacacacagacagcagg GAGTGTttgtctcctgctgcagctcgCTCTCCCCTGTGCTCTGTTTGCTGACTCATCCTCTCAGTTTTGTCTGAAGGGAGGAACCAACGCTGACATGGCTCCTCAGATCGACTACACACTCAAg gtgTTTAAACCCATTGTGGAGAAGtttggcgtccattttgacTGTGACATCAGAATGAG aggtTACTATCCCAGAGGAGGTGGTGAGGTTCAGGTGACAGTAAATCCGGTCAAAGAACTGCAGCCTGTCGTcatgacagagagaggaaacatcGTCAGGATCCACGGTCGAGCGTTTGTCGCTGGAGTCCTGCCCTACAAA TTGGCTAAAGAcatggcagcagctgcagttcGAACCATCAGGAAGGAAATTAAAGATCTTTACATCAACATTCAGTCTctgcaggagaaagaaaaggccTGTGGTAACGGCAACGGAATCAT AATCATCGCAGAATCTTCCAcaggttgtttgtttgcaggttCAGCTCTGGGAAAGAAAG gtgtgtaTGCTGATAAAATTGGGATTGAAGCTGCTGAGATGTTGTTGAGAAACCTCAGACAAAATGGCTGCGTGGACGAGTTTTTACAGGaccag ctCATCATCTTCATGGCGTTGGCAAATGGAACATCGCGAATTCGTACAGCTGCCGTGACACTGCACACGCAGACGGCCATTCACATTGCAGAGCAGCTGACAGAG gCAAAGTTCACAATAACAAAGAGTGAAGATGAGCAGAGCTTCATCATCGAgtgtcaggggtcaggggtcagcaACCTGCAGCTgtag
- the cdc14ab gene encoding dual specificity protein phosphatase CDC14AB isoform X1 has translation MADTAARRTHQDGPRTLTAGLGPRLGPGSGPRPGPGSGSGPGPGSTGTNRVWISLIADRLYFATLRSKPKSTVNTHYFCTDDEFVYENFYADFGPLNLSMLYRYCCKLNKKLKSFTLTRKRIVHYTSFDQRKRSNAAVLIGGYAVIYLKKTPEEAYKALISGSNAPYLPFRDASFGNSSYSLTLLDCLQGIRKALQHGFFDFERFDVDEYEHYERVENGDLNWIVPGKFLAFSGPHPKTRVENGYPLHAPEAYFPYFRKHNVTSVVRLNRKIYDAKRFSDAGFNHHDLFFVDGSTPSDAITRRFLHICESTDGAVAVHCKAGLGRTGTLIGCYMMKHYRFTAAETIAWIRICRPGSVIGPQQNFLEEKQAELWLLGDSERSQKTKLEERVGSDLITSMNKLTLSPTHNNHLQEPVEVTDALTLTQGDKLRALKSQRPSRSATTGALREMKIHSRSMTQPLRLSMGAGQGPPSPLKSSRFPSSSASAAAKRIGRSTPLSGSNIRSSPLSSRLASSLSDLQAAVVEEDTPYSSPSSSSVSLGPSPSPLAPPSLCRYVNGPISMQHEVNNNSGLYGSAAPPAGAPYMTSGRYLSRSIPSLQFDFIHF, from the exons ATGGCCGACACCGCGGCCCGGAGGACACACCAGGACGGACCACGCACTCTGACGGCTGGGCTGGGTCCCAGACTAGGGCCAGGATCAGGTCCCAGACCAGGGCCAGGATCAGGGTCTGGGCCAGGTCCAGGGTCAACTGGGACAAACCGTGTGTGGATCTCTCTGATCGCAG atcgTCTGTACTTTGCCACGTTACGCAGTAAACCTAAAAGTACAGTGAACACTCACTATTTCTGCACCGATGACGAGTTTGTCTATGAAAA tttCTATGCAGACTTTGGTCCTCTCAACTTGTCCATGTTGTACAGATACTGCTGTAAACTCAACAAAAAGCTGAAG tccTTCACTCTGACCAGGAAGAGAATCGTTCACTACACCAGCTTTGATCAGAGGAAACGTTCTAATGCGGCCGTTCTAATTGGAGGATACgct GTGATTTACCTGAAGAAAACTCCAGAAGAAGCTTATAAAGCTTTAATCTCTGGATCCAACGCCCCCTACCTGCCGTTCAG agaCGCATCCTTTGGTAACAGCAGCTACAGTCTCACACTGCTCGACTGTCTTCAGGGGATCAGAAAG gctctACAGCACGGCTTCTTTGACTTTGAAAGGTTTGACGTGGATGAGTACGAGCACTATGAG CGTGTGGAGAATGGAGACCTTAACTGGATCGTTCCTGGGAAGTTTTTGGCCTTTAGTGGACCACACCCCAAAACCAGGGTGGAGAATG GTTACCCTCTCCATGCCCCTGAAGCGTACTTCCCGTACTTCAGGAAACACAACGTGACCTCCGTGGTCCGTCTGAACAGAAAGATCTATGATGCCAAACGCTTCAGTGACGCCGGCTTCAACCACCACGACCTGTTCTTCGTGGACGGCAGCACGCCGAGCGACGCCATCACACGCCGCTTCCTGCACATCTGTGAGAGCACAGACGGCGCCGTGGCCGTTCACTGTAAAG CCGGTCTGGGCAGGACGGGTACTCTGATTGGCTGTTACATGATGAAACATTACCGCTTCACGGCGGCTGAGACTATCGCCTGGATCCGGATCTGCAGACCTGGATCTGTGATTGGACCACAGCAGAACTTCCTGGAAGA gaagCAGGCAGAGTTGTGGTTGCTAGGTGACAGTGAACGCTCCCAGAAGACCAAGCTGGAGGAGAGGGTGGGGTCTGATCTCATCACCAGTATGAACAAGCTTACCTTAAGCCCCACCCACAACAACCATCTGCAGGag CCAGTAGAGGTCACTGATGCACTGACTCTGACTCAGGGAGACAAACTGAGAGCCTTAAAGAGTCAACGTCCTTCTCGCTCTGCCACCACAGGAGCACTCag agagaTGAAGATTCACAGCAGGTCAATGACTCAGCCACTCAG GTTATCGATGGGAGCGGGTCAAGGCCCCCCCTCCCCTTTGAAGTCATCCAGATTCCCATCAtcctctgcttctgctgcagcCAAGAGGATCGGGAGGAGCACACCCCTCTCAGGGTCAAACATCAGGAG CTCACCACTCAGCTCCCGATTGGCCAGCTCGCTCAGTGACCTGCAGGCTGCAGTTGTGGAGGAGGACACACCCtactcctccccttcctcctcctctgtgtctctgggcccctccccctctcccctgGCCCCACCCTCTCTCTGTCGCTATGTTAATGGCCCTATCAGCATGCAGCATGaggtcaacaacaacagtggtcTGTACGGCTCTGCTGCGCCCCCTGCAGGTGCTCCTTACATGACGTCAGGACGATACCTGAGCCGCTCCATACCT TCTCTTCAGTTTGACTTCATCCACTTCTAA
- the cdc14ab gene encoding dual specificity protein phosphatase CDC14AB isoform X3, which produces MMSEDPELPGAAEFIKDRLYFATLRSKPKSTVNTHYFCTDDEFVYENFYADFGPLNLSMLYRYCCKLNKKLKSFTLTRKRIVHYTSFDQRKRSNAAVLIGGYAVIYLKKTPEEAYKALISGSNAPYLPFRDASFGNSSYSLTLLDCLQGIRKALQHGFFDFERFDVDEYEHYERVENGDLNWIVPGKFLAFSGPHPKTRVENGYPLHAPEAYFPYFRKHNVTSVVRLNRKIYDAKRFSDAGFNHHDLFFVDGSTPSDAITRRFLHICESTDGAVAVHCKAGLGRTGTLIGCYMMKHYRFTAAETIAWIRICRPGSVIGPQQNFLEEKQAELWLLGDSERSQKTKLEERVGSDLITSMNKLTLSPTHNNHLQEPVEVTDALTLTQGDKLRALKSQRPSRSATTGALREMKIHSRSMTQPLRLSMGAGQGPPSPLKSSRFPSSSASAAAKRIGRSTPLSGSNIRSSPLSSRLASSLSDLQAAVVEEDTPYSSPSSSSVSLGPSPSPLAPPSLCRYVNGPISMQHEVNNNSGLYGSAAPPAGAPYMTSGRYLSRSIPSLQFDFIHF; this is translated from the exons ATGATGAGCGAGGACCCGGAACTGCCCGGAGCCGCCGAATTTATCAAAG atcgTCTGTACTTTGCCACGTTACGCAGTAAACCTAAAAGTACAGTGAACACTCACTATTTCTGCACCGATGACGAGTTTGTCTATGAAAA tttCTATGCAGACTTTGGTCCTCTCAACTTGTCCATGTTGTACAGATACTGCTGTAAACTCAACAAAAAGCTGAAG tccTTCACTCTGACCAGGAAGAGAATCGTTCACTACACCAGCTTTGATCAGAGGAAACGTTCTAATGCGGCCGTTCTAATTGGAGGATACgct GTGATTTACCTGAAGAAAACTCCAGAAGAAGCTTATAAAGCTTTAATCTCTGGATCCAACGCCCCCTACCTGCCGTTCAG agaCGCATCCTTTGGTAACAGCAGCTACAGTCTCACACTGCTCGACTGTCTTCAGGGGATCAGAAAG gctctACAGCACGGCTTCTTTGACTTTGAAAGGTTTGACGTGGATGAGTACGAGCACTATGAG CGTGTGGAGAATGGAGACCTTAACTGGATCGTTCCTGGGAAGTTTTTGGCCTTTAGTGGACCACACCCCAAAACCAGGGTGGAGAATG GTTACCCTCTCCATGCCCCTGAAGCGTACTTCCCGTACTTCAGGAAACACAACGTGACCTCCGTGGTCCGTCTGAACAGAAAGATCTATGATGCCAAACGCTTCAGTGACGCCGGCTTCAACCACCACGACCTGTTCTTCGTGGACGGCAGCACGCCGAGCGACGCCATCACACGCCGCTTCCTGCACATCTGTGAGAGCACAGACGGCGCCGTGGCCGTTCACTGTAAAG CCGGTCTGGGCAGGACGGGTACTCTGATTGGCTGTTACATGATGAAACATTACCGCTTCACGGCGGCTGAGACTATCGCCTGGATCCGGATCTGCAGACCTGGATCTGTGATTGGACCACAGCAGAACTTCCTGGAAGA gaagCAGGCAGAGTTGTGGTTGCTAGGTGACAGTGAACGCTCCCAGAAGACCAAGCTGGAGGAGAGGGTGGGGTCTGATCTCATCACCAGTATGAACAAGCTTACCTTAAGCCCCACCCACAACAACCATCTGCAGGag CCAGTAGAGGTCACTGATGCACTGACTCTGACTCAGGGAGACAAACTGAGAGCCTTAAAGAGTCAACGTCCTTCTCGCTCTGCCACCACAGGAGCACTCag agagaTGAAGATTCACAGCAGGTCAATGACTCAGCCACTCAG GTTATCGATGGGAGCGGGTCAAGGCCCCCCCTCCCCTTTGAAGTCATCCAGATTCCCATCAtcctctgcttctgctgcagcCAAGAGGATCGGGAGGAGCACACCCCTCTCAGGGTCAAACATCAGGAG CTCACCACTCAGCTCCCGATTGGCCAGCTCGCTCAGTGACCTGCAGGCTGCAGTTGTGGAGGAGGACACACCCtactcctccccttcctcctcctctgtgtctctgggcccctccccctctcccctgGCCCCACCCTCTCTCTGTCGCTATGTTAATGGCCCTATCAGCATGCAGCATGaggtcaacaacaacagtggtcTGTACGGCTCTGCTGCGCCCCCTGCAGGTGCTCCTTACATGACGTCAGGACGATACCTGAGCCGCTCCATACCT TCTCTTCAGTTTGACTTCATCCACTTCTAA